In a genomic window of Meleagris gallopavo isolate NT-WF06-2002-E0010 breed Aviagen turkey brand Nicholas breeding stock chromosome 1, Turkey_5.1, whole genome shotgun sequence:
- the DNAJB9 gene encoding dnaJ homolog subfamily B member 9, whose amino-acid sequence MATTQSIFTFALCILMITELILATESYYDILGVPKNASDRQIKKAFHKLAMKYHPDKNKSPGAEAKFREIAEAYETLSDENKRREYDQFGRHGGQGNNGSPFHQSSFNFNFDDLFKDYDLFSQYSRSKKHFENHFRSHREAHNRQRRSFQEFSFGGGLFDDVFENMEKMFSFSDFENAHRHAVRTDNRFHGSSKHCRTVTQRRGNMVTTYTDCSGQ is encoded by the exons ATGGCAACTACGCAATCTATCTTCACATTTGCTCTCTGCATTTTGATGATAACTGAGCTAATACTGGCTACAGAGAGCTATTACGATATTTTAGGAGTTCCAAAAAATGCATCTGACCGCCAGATCAAGAAGGCATTTCACAAACTGGCGATGAAATATCACCCAGATAAAAATAAGAGTCCTGGTGCGGAAGCAAAATTTAGAGAAATTGCTGAAG CTTATGAAACATTATCAGATGAGAATAAACGAAGAGAATATGATCAATTTGGCCGTCACGGAGGACAAGGAAATAATGGAAGCCCGTTTCATCAGTCGTCATTTAACTTCAACTTCGATGATCTGTTCAAAGACTATGACCTCTTCAGTCAATACTCACGGTCGAAAAAGCACTTTGAAAATCACTTCCGAAGTCATCGGGAAGCTCACAATCGGCAAAGACGTTCTTTCCAGGAGTTCTCCTTTGGAGGTGGACTCTTTGATGATGTGtttgaaaatatggaaaagatgttttcttttagtgACTTTGAGAATGCACACCGACATGCAGTGCGAACTGATAACAGGTTCCATGGATCCAGCAAGCACTGCAGGACTGTCACTCAGAGGCGAGGAAACATGGTTACTACATACACAGACTGTTCTGGGCAataa